A section of the Phacochoerus africanus isolate WHEZ1 chromosome 4, ROS_Pafr_v1, whole genome shotgun sequence genome encodes:
- the FLT4 gene encoding vascular endothelial growth factor receptor 3 isoform X2 has protein sequence MQRGAALCLRLWLFFGLLDSKRGPASGYSMTPPTLNITEETHIIDSSDSLSISCRGQHPLEWAWPGAQDAPVMGEKDSEDTGIVRDCEGTDTRPYCKVLLLQEAHANDTGSYRCYYKYIKARIEGTTAASTYVFVRDPEQPFINKPDTLLVNRKDSMWVPCRVSIPGLNITLRSQSSVLRPDGQEVVWDDRRGMRVPTPLLRDALYLQCETSWGGQAFLSNPFLVHITGNELYDIQLFPKKSLELLVGEKLVLNCTVWAEFNSGVTFDWDYPGKQAERGKWVPERRSQQTHTELSSILTIHNVSQHDLGPYVCQANNGIQQFQESTEVIVHEKPFISVEWLKGPVLEATAGDELVKLPVKLAAYPLPEFQWYKDRKALSGRHSPHALVLKEVTEASAGIYTLALWNSAAGLRRNISLELVVNVPPHIHEKEASSPSIYSRHSRQALTCTAYGVPPPLGIQWHWRPWTPCKTFTQRSLHRRQQRDRMPQCRDWREVTTQDAINPIESLDTWTEFVEGKNKTVSKLVIQDANVSAMYKCVVFNKVGQDERLIYFYVTTIPDGFSIESEPSEEPLEGQTVRLSCRADNYTYEHLRWYRLNLSMLHDAHGNPLLLDCKNVHLFATPLAASLEEAAPGVRHTTLSLTIPSVALEHEGDYVCEVQDRRSHDKHCHKKYLSVQALEAPRLTQNLTDLLVNVSDSLEMRCPVAGAHVPSIVWYKDERLLAEESGIDLTDSNQKLSIRRVREEDAGRYLCSVCNAKGCVNSSASVAVEGSEDKGSMEIVILVGTGVIAVFFWVLLLLIFCNMRRPTHADIKTGYLSIIMDPGEVPLEEQCEYLSYDASQWEFPRERLHLGRVLGHGAFGKVVEASAFGINKGSSCDTVAVKMLKEGATASEHRALMSELKILIHIGNHLNVVNLLGACTKPNGPLMVIVEFCKYGNLSNFLRAKREAFNPYAEKTLEQRRRFRSMVESAKADRRRPGTSDRALLTKLLTGKGGAGRAPLVQEAEDLWLSPLTMEDLVCYSFQVARGMEFLASRKCIHRDLAARNILLSESDVVKICDFGLARDIYKDPDYVRKGSARLPLKWMAPESIFDKVYTTQSDVWSFGVLLWEIFSLGASPYPGVQINEEFCQRLKEGTRMRAPELATPAIRRIMLSCWAGEPKERPAFSDLVEILGDLLQAGSRQEEEDCLAPCDSQSSEEGSFLQASTTALHVAEADTDAEDSPPSLHRHSLAARYYNCVSFPGCLARGSQTQGPSRMKTFEEFPMTPTTYKASADNQTDSGMVLASEEFERLENRHRQEGKLSCKGPGRNADVTAVHPDPQGQWPRPDRGARGQVFYNSEYGELAGPQEEGDSTPSTHVPFFTDNSY, from the exons ATGCAGCGGGGTGCCGCGCTATGCCTGCGCCTGTGGCTCTTCTTTGGACTGCTCGACAGCAAGCGTG gcccagcaAGTGGCTACTCCATGACGCCCCCAACCCTGAACATCACAGAAGAGACACACATCATCGACTCCAGTGACAGCCTGTCCATCTCCTGCAG GGGGCAGCACCCTCTCGAGTGGGCCTGGCCAGGGGCTCAGGATGCACCAGTCATGGGGGAGAAGGATAGTGAGGACACAGGGATCGTGCGAGACTGTGAGGGCACGGACACCCGGCCCTACTGCAAGGTTCTGCTGCTTCAGGAGGCCCACGCCAATGACACAGGCAGCTACCGCTGCTACTACAAGTACATCAAGGCCCGCATCGAGGGCACCACTGCAGCCAGCACCTACGTGTTCGTGAGAG ACCCGGAGCAGCCATTCATCAACAAGCCGGACACACTCCTGGTCAACAGGAAGGACTCCATGTGGGTGCCCTGCCGGgtgtccatccctggcctcaacatCACGCTGCGCTCG CAAAGTTCAGTGCTGCGACCTGATGGGCAAGAGGTGGTGTGGGATGACCGCCGAGGCATGCGGGTACCCACCCCGCTGCTGCGTGACGCCCTGTACCTGCAGTGTGAGACCTCCTGGGGTGGCCAGGCCTTCCTATCCAACCCCTTCCTCGTGCACATCACAG GCAACGAGCTCTATGACATCCAGCTATTCCCCAAGAAATCACTGGAACTGCTGGTTGGGGAGAAGCTGGTTCTGAACTGCACCGTGTGGGCCGAGTTCAACTCAGGCGTCACCTTCGACTGGGACTATCCAGGGAAGCAG GCAGAGCGGGGCAAGTGGGTGCCGGAGCGGCGCTCCCAGCAGACTCACACGGAGCTCTCCAGCATCCTCACCATCCACAACGTCAGCCAGCACGACTTGGGCCCATACGTGTGCCAGGCCAACAATGGCATCCAGCAATTCCAGGAGAGCACTGAGGTCATTGTGCATG AAAAGCCCTTCATCAGTGTCGAGTGGCTCAAGGGTCCCGTCCTGGAGGCCACAGCAGGAGACGAGCTGGTGAAACTGCCCGTGAAGCTGGCCGCGTACCCCCTGCCGGAGTTCCAATG gtataAGGACAGAAAGGCACTGTCCGGACGCCACAGCCCGCATGCTCTGGTGCTCAAGGAGGTGACAGAGGCCAGTGCGGGCATCTACACCCTTGCCCTGTGGAACTCCGCGGCCGGCCTGAGGCGCAACATCAGCCTGGAGCTGGTGGTGAATG TGCCCCCCCACATCCACGAGAAGGAGGCCTCCTCCCCCAGCATCTACTCCCGCCACAGTCGCCAGGCCCTCACCTGTACTGCCTACGGGGTGCCCCCTCCACTAGGGATCCAGTGGCACTGGCGGCCGTGGACGCCCTGCAAGACCTTCACCCAACGCAGCCT CCACCGGAGGCAGCAGAGAGACCGAATGCCACAGTGCCGGGACTGGAGGGAGGTGACCACGCAGGATGCCATAAACCCCATTGAGAGCCTGGACACCTGGACTGAGTTTGTGGAGGGCAAGAATAAG ACGGTGAGCAAGCTGGTTATCCAGGATGCCAATGTGTCTGCCATGTACAAGTGCGTGGTCTTCAACAAAGTGGGCCAGGATGAGCGGCTCATCTACTTCTACGTGACCA ccaTTCCTGATGGCTTCAGCATAGAATCCGAGCCATCAGAGGAGCCCCTAGAGGGCCAGACCGTGCGCCTGAGCTGCCGGGCTGACAACTACACTTATGAGCATCTGCGCTGGTACCGCCTCAACCTGTCCATGCTGCATGATGCACACGGGAACCCGCTGCTGCTCGACTGCAAGAATGTGCACCTCTTCGCCACGCCGCTGGCCGCCAGCCTGGAAGAGGCTGCACCCGGGGTGCGCCACACCACACTCAGCCTGACCATCCCCAGCGTGGCGCTTGAGCACGAAGGCGACTACGTGTGCGAGGTGCAGGACCGGCGCAGCCACGACAAGCACTGCCATAAGAAGTACCTGTCAGTGCAGG ccctggaaGCCCCGCGGCTCACACAGAACTTGACGGACCTCCTCGTGAACGTGAGTGATTCCTTGGAGATGCGGTGCCCAGTGGCCGGGGCGCACGTGCCCAGCATCGTGTGGTACAAAGATGAGAGGCTGCTGGCGGAAGAGTCCG GAATCGACCTGACGGACTCCAACCAGAAGCTGAGCATCCGGCGCGTGCGCGAGGAGGACGCAGGCCGCTATCTATGCAGCGTGTGCAACGCCAAGGGCTGCGTCAACTCCTCCGCCAGCGTGGCGGTGGAAG GCTCCGAAGATAAAGGCAGCATGGAGATCGTGATCCTTGTTGGCACCGGGGTGATCGCCGTCTTCTTCtgggtcctcctcctcctcatcttctgTAACATGAGGAGG CCAACCCATGCAGACATCAAGACTGGCTACCTGTCCATCATCATGGACCCTGGGGAAGTACCTTTGGAGGAGCAGTGTGAATACCTGTCCTATGATGCCAGCCAGTGGGAGTTCCCCCGGGAACGGCTGCACCTGG GGCGAGTCCTTGGTCATGGAGCCTTCGGGAAGGTGGTGGAAGCCTCGGCCTTTGGCATCAACAAAGGCAGCAGCTGTGACACTGTGGCGGTGAAGATGCTGAAAG AGGGCGCCACAGCCAGCGAGCACCGCGCCCTGATGTCAGAGCTCAAAATCTTAATCCACATCGGTAACCATCTCAACGTGGTCAACCTGCTGGGGGCATGCACCAAGCCCAACG GCCCCCTCATGGTGATTGTGGAGTTCTGCAAGTACGGCAACCTGTCCAACTTCTTACGCGCCAAGCGGGAGGCCTTCAACCCCTACGCG GAGAAGACCCTTGAGCAGCGAAGGCGCTTCCGCTCCATGGTGGAGAGCGCCAAGGCTGAcaggaggaggccagggaccagCGACAGGGCCCTCCTCACGAAGCTCCTCACGGGcaagggcggggcggggcgggccccTCTGGTCCAAGAAG CGGAGGACCTGTGGCTGAGCCCACTGACCATGGAAGACCTTGTCTGCTACAGCTTCCAGGTGGCCCGAGGGATGGAGTTCCTGGCCTCCCGCAAG TGCATCCACAGAGACCTGGCCGCTCGGAACATCTTGCTGTCAGAAAGTGATGTGGTGAAGATCTGTGACTTTGGCCTGGCTCGGGACATCTACAAAGACCCTGACTACGTGCGCAAGGGCAGT GCCCGGCTGCCCCTGAAGTGGATGGCCCCTGAGAGCATCTTCGACAAGGTGTACACCACGCAGAGCGATGTGTGGTCCTTCGGGGTGCTCCTCTGGGAGATCTTCTCCCTGG GGGCCTCCCCGTACCCTGGGGTGCAGATCAATGAGGAGTTCTGCCAGCGGCTGAAAGAGGGCACCCGGATGAGGGCCCCAGAGCTGGCCACTCCTGCCAT ACGCCGCATCATGCTGAGCTGCTGGGCCGGAGAACCCAAAGAGAGGCCCGCATTCTCAGACCTGGTGGAGATCCTGGGGGACCTGCTCCAGGCCGGGAGCCGGCAG GAAGAGGAGGACTGCTTGGCACCCTGCGACTCTCAGAGCTCAGAGGAGGGCAGCTTCTTGCAGGCGTCCACCACGGCCCTGCATGTCGCCGAGGCAGACACTGACGCCGAGGACAGCCCACCGAGCCTGCACCGGCACAGCCTGGCTGCCAG ATATTACAACTGTGTGTCCTTTCCGGGGTGCCTTGCCAGAGGTTCTCAGACCCAGGGTCCTTCCAGGATGAAAACGTTTGAAGAATTTCCCATGACCCCGACAACCTATAAGGCCTCGGCA GATAACCAGACGGACAGTGGGATGGTGCTGGCCTCCGAGGAGTTTGAGCGGCTGGAGAACAGACACAGACAAGAAGGCAAGCTCAG
- the FLT4 gene encoding vascular endothelial growth factor receptor 3 isoform X1 produces MQRGAALCLRLWLFFGLLDSKRGPASGYSMTPPTLNITEETHIIDSSDSLSISCRGQHPLEWAWPGAQDAPVMGEKDSEDTGIVRDCEGTDTRPYCKVLLLQEAHANDTGSYRCYYKYIKARIEGTTAASTYVFVRDPEQPFINKPDTLLVNRKDSMWVPCRVSIPGLNITLRSQSSVLRPDGQEVVWDDRRGMRVPTPLLRDALYLQCETSWGGQAFLSNPFLVHITGNELYDIQLFPKKSLELLVGEKLVLNCTVWAEFNSGVTFDWDYPGKQAERGKWVPERRSQQTHTELSSILTIHNVSQHDLGPYVCQANNGIQQFQESTEVIVHEKPFISVEWLKGPVLEATAGDELVKLPVKLAAYPLPEFQWYKDRKALSGRHSPHALVLKEVTEASAGIYTLALWNSAAGLRRNISLELVVNVPPHIHEKEASSPSIYSRHSRQALTCTAYGVPPPLGIQWHWRPWTPCKTFTQRSLSHRRQQRDRMPQCRDWREVTTQDAINPIESLDTWTEFVEGKNKTVSKLVIQDANVSAMYKCVVFNKVGQDERLIYFYVTTIPDGFSIESEPSEEPLEGQTVRLSCRADNYTYEHLRWYRLNLSMLHDAHGNPLLLDCKNVHLFATPLAASLEEAAPGVRHTTLSLTIPSVALEHEGDYVCEVQDRRSHDKHCHKKYLSVQALEAPRLTQNLTDLLVNVSDSLEMRCPVAGAHVPSIVWYKDERLLAEESGIDLTDSNQKLSIRRVREEDAGRYLCSVCNAKGCVNSSASVAVEGSEDKGSMEIVILVGTGVIAVFFWVLLLLIFCNMRRPTHADIKTGYLSIIMDPGEVPLEEQCEYLSYDASQWEFPRERLHLGRVLGHGAFGKVVEASAFGINKGSSCDTVAVKMLKEGATASEHRALMSELKILIHIGNHLNVVNLLGACTKPNGPLMVIVEFCKYGNLSNFLRAKREAFNPYAEKTLEQRRRFRSMVESAKADRRRPGTSDRALLTKLLTGKGGAGRAPLVQEAEDLWLSPLTMEDLVCYSFQVARGMEFLASRKCIHRDLAARNILLSESDVVKICDFGLARDIYKDPDYVRKGSARLPLKWMAPESIFDKVYTTQSDVWSFGVLLWEIFSLGASPYPGVQINEEFCQRLKEGTRMRAPELATPAIRRIMLSCWAGEPKERPAFSDLVEILGDLLQAGSRQEEEDCLAPCDSQSSEEGSFLQASTTALHVAEADTDAEDSPPSLHRHSLAARYYNCVSFPGCLARGSQTQGPSRMKTFEEFPMTPTTYKASADNQTDSGMVLASEEFERLENRHRQEGKLSCKGPGRNADVTAVHPDPQGQWPRPDRGARGQVFYNSEYGELAGPQEEGDSTPSTHVPFFTDNSY; encoded by the exons ATGCAGCGGGGTGCCGCGCTATGCCTGCGCCTGTGGCTCTTCTTTGGACTGCTCGACAGCAAGCGTG gcccagcaAGTGGCTACTCCATGACGCCCCCAACCCTGAACATCACAGAAGAGACACACATCATCGACTCCAGTGACAGCCTGTCCATCTCCTGCAG GGGGCAGCACCCTCTCGAGTGGGCCTGGCCAGGGGCTCAGGATGCACCAGTCATGGGGGAGAAGGATAGTGAGGACACAGGGATCGTGCGAGACTGTGAGGGCACGGACACCCGGCCCTACTGCAAGGTTCTGCTGCTTCAGGAGGCCCACGCCAATGACACAGGCAGCTACCGCTGCTACTACAAGTACATCAAGGCCCGCATCGAGGGCACCACTGCAGCCAGCACCTACGTGTTCGTGAGAG ACCCGGAGCAGCCATTCATCAACAAGCCGGACACACTCCTGGTCAACAGGAAGGACTCCATGTGGGTGCCCTGCCGGgtgtccatccctggcctcaacatCACGCTGCGCTCG CAAAGTTCAGTGCTGCGACCTGATGGGCAAGAGGTGGTGTGGGATGACCGCCGAGGCATGCGGGTACCCACCCCGCTGCTGCGTGACGCCCTGTACCTGCAGTGTGAGACCTCCTGGGGTGGCCAGGCCTTCCTATCCAACCCCTTCCTCGTGCACATCACAG GCAACGAGCTCTATGACATCCAGCTATTCCCCAAGAAATCACTGGAACTGCTGGTTGGGGAGAAGCTGGTTCTGAACTGCACCGTGTGGGCCGAGTTCAACTCAGGCGTCACCTTCGACTGGGACTATCCAGGGAAGCAG GCAGAGCGGGGCAAGTGGGTGCCGGAGCGGCGCTCCCAGCAGACTCACACGGAGCTCTCCAGCATCCTCACCATCCACAACGTCAGCCAGCACGACTTGGGCCCATACGTGTGCCAGGCCAACAATGGCATCCAGCAATTCCAGGAGAGCACTGAGGTCATTGTGCATG AAAAGCCCTTCATCAGTGTCGAGTGGCTCAAGGGTCCCGTCCTGGAGGCCACAGCAGGAGACGAGCTGGTGAAACTGCCCGTGAAGCTGGCCGCGTACCCCCTGCCGGAGTTCCAATG gtataAGGACAGAAAGGCACTGTCCGGACGCCACAGCCCGCATGCTCTGGTGCTCAAGGAGGTGACAGAGGCCAGTGCGGGCATCTACACCCTTGCCCTGTGGAACTCCGCGGCCGGCCTGAGGCGCAACATCAGCCTGGAGCTGGTGGTGAATG TGCCCCCCCACATCCACGAGAAGGAGGCCTCCTCCCCCAGCATCTACTCCCGCCACAGTCGCCAGGCCCTCACCTGTACTGCCTACGGGGTGCCCCCTCCACTAGGGATCCAGTGGCACTGGCGGCCGTGGACGCCCTGCAAGACCTTCACCCAACGCAGCCT CAGCCACCGGAGGCAGCAGAGAGACCGAATGCCACAGTGCCGGGACTGGAGGGAGGTGACCACGCAGGATGCCATAAACCCCATTGAGAGCCTGGACACCTGGACTGAGTTTGTGGAGGGCAAGAATAAG ACGGTGAGCAAGCTGGTTATCCAGGATGCCAATGTGTCTGCCATGTACAAGTGCGTGGTCTTCAACAAAGTGGGCCAGGATGAGCGGCTCATCTACTTCTACGTGACCA ccaTTCCTGATGGCTTCAGCATAGAATCCGAGCCATCAGAGGAGCCCCTAGAGGGCCAGACCGTGCGCCTGAGCTGCCGGGCTGACAACTACACTTATGAGCATCTGCGCTGGTACCGCCTCAACCTGTCCATGCTGCATGATGCACACGGGAACCCGCTGCTGCTCGACTGCAAGAATGTGCACCTCTTCGCCACGCCGCTGGCCGCCAGCCTGGAAGAGGCTGCACCCGGGGTGCGCCACACCACACTCAGCCTGACCATCCCCAGCGTGGCGCTTGAGCACGAAGGCGACTACGTGTGCGAGGTGCAGGACCGGCGCAGCCACGACAAGCACTGCCATAAGAAGTACCTGTCAGTGCAGG ccctggaaGCCCCGCGGCTCACACAGAACTTGACGGACCTCCTCGTGAACGTGAGTGATTCCTTGGAGATGCGGTGCCCAGTGGCCGGGGCGCACGTGCCCAGCATCGTGTGGTACAAAGATGAGAGGCTGCTGGCGGAAGAGTCCG GAATCGACCTGACGGACTCCAACCAGAAGCTGAGCATCCGGCGCGTGCGCGAGGAGGACGCAGGCCGCTATCTATGCAGCGTGTGCAACGCCAAGGGCTGCGTCAACTCCTCCGCCAGCGTGGCGGTGGAAG GCTCCGAAGATAAAGGCAGCATGGAGATCGTGATCCTTGTTGGCACCGGGGTGATCGCCGTCTTCTTCtgggtcctcctcctcctcatcttctgTAACATGAGGAGG CCAACCCATGCAGACATCAAGACTGGCTACCTGTCCATCATCATGGACCCTGGGGAAGTACCTTTGGAGGAGCAGTGTGAATACCTGTCCTATGATGCCAGCCAGTGGGAGTTCCCCCGGGAACGGCTGCACCTGG GGCGAGTCCTTGGTCATGGAGCCTTCGGGAAGGTGGTGGAAGCCTCGGCCTTTGGCATCAACAAAGGCAGCAGCTGTGACACTGTGGCGGTGAAGATGCTGAAAG AGGGCGCCACAGCCAGCGAGCACCGCGCCCTGATGTCAGAGCTCAAAATCTTAATCCACATCGGTAACCATCTCAACGTGGTCAACCTGCTGGGGGCATGCACCAAGCCCAACG GCCCCCTCATGGTGATTGTGGAGTTCTGCAAGTACGGCAACCTGTCCAACTTCTTACGCGCCAAGCGGGAGGCCTTCAACCCCTACGCG GAGAAGACCCTTGAGCAGCGAAGGCGCTTCCGCTCCATGGTGGAGAGCGCCAAGGCTGAcaggaggaggccagggaccagCGACAGGGCCCTCCTCACGAAGCTCCTCACGGGcaagggcggggcggggcgggccccTCTGGTCCAAGAAG CGGAGGACCTGTGGCTGAGCCCACTGACCATGGAAGACCTTGTCTGCTACAGCTTCCAGGTGGCCCGAGGGATGGAGTTCCTGGCCTCCCGCAAG TGCATCCACAGAGACCTGGCCGCTCGGAACATCTTGCTGTCAGAAAGTGATGTGGTGAAGATCTGTGACTTTGGCCTGGCTCGGGACATCTACAAAGACCCTGACTACGTGCGCAAGGGCAGT GCCCGGCTGCCCCTGAAGTGGATGGCCCCTGAGAGCATCTTCGACAAGGTGTACACCACGCAGAGCGATGTGTGGTCCTTCGGGGTGCTCCTCTGGGAGATCTTCTCCCTGG GGGCCTCCCCGTACCCTGGGGTGCAGATCAATGAGGAGTTCTGCCAGCGGCTGAAAGAGGGCACCCGGATGAGGGCCCCAGAGCTGGCCACTCCTGCCAT ACGCCGCATCATGCTGAGCTGCTGGGCCGGAGAACCCAAAGAGAGGCCCGCATTCTCAGACCTGGTGGAGATCCTGGGGGACCTGCTCCAGGCCGGGAGCCGGCAG GAAGAGGAGGACTGCTTGGCACCCTGCGACTCTCAGAGCTCAGAGGAGGGCAGCTTCTTGCAGGCGTCCACCACGGCCCTGCATGTCGCCGAGGCAGACACTGACGCCGAGGACAGCCCACCGAGCCTGCACCGGCACAGCCTGGCTGCCAG ATATTACAACTGTGTGTCCTTTCCGGGGTGCCTTGCCAGAGGTTCTCAGACCCAGGGTCCTTCCAGGATGAAAACGTTTGAAGAATTTCCCATGACCCCGACAACCTATAAGGCCTCGGCA GATAACCAGACGGACAGTGGGATGGTGCTGGCCTCCGAGGAGTTTGAGCGGCTGGAGAACAGACACAGACAAGAAGGCAAGCTCAG